DNA from Oncorhynchus masou masou isolate Uvic2021 chromosome 5, UVic_Omas_1.1, whole genome shotgun sequence:
ggcaattttagcatggaAATGTTGGTGGGGCCAAAAAAATAACAAGTGGGATGCAtaccagcaaagccacaacactaaacaatacattaattgcactataacgttggcaaacggtgcccacaaactgttaggacctacataaagctgtcccaacatcagccttgtctggcagcgaaacaattCATTCAGCCTCTTTTActacctttaaaaaaacatagctgttatggctgacttgcttaaacaaatgtggtttctaatgacaactgagatgtacaaactatggcataaggggacgacaagagGATACAAGGCAATCCGTAAATTCGATTAAGACATTAGTGAGcaagctaggacggacgtagtcaatataactatttgtttagcacttttgaaatgtacagcgacagaattcagaacatgggctgttcttacagtgttctccctgtacaccaagtcagaaccataggataaataaaggggacatataagcagacaatgaaagctcttacaatattcaatgattccatttctctaaaacaggttgtaggctacatgtgcaccaccaagtcagaaaattaggtgaaattaagaggggtaaatagaccaaattattagggtgaggcacatgggctactaacatgttactacacaacatacacgtagtattactttcttagctacatttatgcagcagcattcaatacatttttggactaaACTTGTtttgctgtgctcacttgaacaggaaggtggcgcaggggtcctttgtgggcaaattttgtcattaGAGTCTGGCATTctttggatttatggtgctttcaaaacaattgggaactctggaaaaaaacaaggtgaatcatgatgacgtcattgatcttcaggtcgtagctctagaaagaggccggaTTTAGATTTGGatttggatgaccattcaaaacgtattttcccagtcggagcttgttTATTCTcgacttcccagttgtcttgaactcactgtcAAGTTTTCGCAGTTCAGAggtaacagttgttttgagcgcggcacaaatcatgcttcattgacaggatgggtaatgttgaatgtttatcattttaaacttggaaaagagccccttaatcccagatttgtgatcacagccactccactgaatagcaggctagtgattgctatGCAATGCTTGCAGTaagccactgtcactgattccttccaaaccacgcattgttgaatttgcgatttccaacttgtttaatgtttatgtccaatcgccgatgagcaccgatacgttttatctataatttctcttcatatgacaaggattagaaaggatttgcctgtagattgtcgacttgattcgtGATGATGactgaaagtatgatgttgacatgatcagtccaatcaaagctactgtacatataacgtgatttggccaatgaccttgagccttcatggatgggcacttctaatgtaactatggcagcacccaaggggctagaaCTTTATAGCTCTACCCTTAGAGttggcggtgacgtagtgtccccatgagtgacagaacactgagcctaTCACGGAGCAACGCtccatattttctgctggcttgccccaccaccatagAAAGCACTGAACTAgtctgaaacacctgcattttggagctgccttactcaagaaaacaacaaagagaccatgtttgtatgcggctttattaactcaattatatatatatatttttttttacattgtttgcaaactgatatgtgactcgtattaatgccaaaataacatgcaaaacaggcaagccagAAAACAagtgaatgacgggtcgccactggcTGAAGGTTGCTTTGATTAGAAGCATCTGCTCAATGACCATATAATGAGTCATTGGGAAATTATATGAGGCCTCTTTATGTCCTTCCTGTTCCATACTAaccatccttctctctcatttcctGCAGGACCCAGTCTGAGCCAGTAGTAAACTCCAGTGGAAGAGCCTCTGCCTGGGCTTTGCGGACCTTGCTTTACCCCGTATATTTCCACCTGGGTCACTGGCTCTCCTGACAACACCACTTTCGTAGCTCTTCCCCAAGACACGGCTGTATACCCCGGGGTGCTAaccctgtccatctccctctgGTTCCCTGGACCCACAtcaccctcacctctcccccagcAACCCTTCCCTTCCCTGGGCTGAGATAGAGATGTCTGTGCCCTCGGCCCATGAGTTTCACTGGCAGAGCCTGGCACGGCTGCCCAGCGGGCGTGTCTACCACTCCCTGGCGGAGGTGGGGGGGCAGATGTACATGCTGGGGGGCTGTGATGCTGCAGGGAGGCCCTCCCCAGCCTTAGAACTCTACTCTCCAGAGGTAGgttggtgcacacacacacacacacacacacacacacacacacacacacacacacacacacacacacacacacacacacacacacacacacacaggattaaACAAAGAATACACACAGTTCAAATATAACAGGACTAAACAACCATATAATTACACTTCATTGTTTGTTGTTATCAGGGGGACCGGTGGCTGAGCCTTCCCCCCATGCCCACCCCTCGGGCAGGTACGGCCGTGGCGGTGCTGGGCAAGCAGATCCTGGTGGTGGGCGGTGTAGGGGATGACCAGCGCCCTCTGAAGGTGGTAGAGGTGTACAACacagaggaagggaggtggaggaagaggagcgcCCTCAGAGAAGCACTGATGGGGGTGGCCATCATTGTGAAAGGTGTGTAGGGTGGGGGTTACTCACTGTTCATAGTTAGTTGCACATTCTATACATGACCAGAAACATGTTTTTGGCTCAGTTTtgacctcctcccctccctcctctctctctacccccctctcgctgtctttgtctctttctctctctcacctctctgtaGATGGACGTGCGTTGGCTGTAGGGGGTATGGGTGCAGACCTGCTCCCCCGTAGTATACTGCAGCAGTATGACATGAGGAAGGATGTGTGGGCACTACTGCCCCCTATGCCCACACCGCGGTATGACGCTACCGCACACCTGCTGGGCAACAAGATCTACGTGGCAGGTAAGGAAagggtgtgtgcatgtgcgtgtgcatgtgcgtgtgcatgtgcgtgtgtgcgtgtgtgtgtgtgtgtgtgtgcatgtttgcatGTGTAATGGGAAggaggaaaggggatacctagtcagttgcacaattgaatgcattcaaccgaaatgtgtcttccgcatttaacccaacccctctgaatcagagaggtgcggtgGACTGCCTTAATGGACATCCACATCATCAGCAGAGTATActaagtgtgtgtgttctccctaGGTGGGCGTCAGTGTAAACGCACGTTGAAAGTCTTCGAGGTATACGACTCAGAGACACGCTCCTGGACTACACTACCCAACATGCCTTGTAAACGTTCGTACGGGGGCATGTTCTGGGACAGTTCGGGGAGGCTGTGTCTGCTGGGGGGGCTGAGGAAGGGAGGAGGCCACCAGAGCTCCAAATTCACCAAGAACGTCAACATCTTTGATACTAACCAGGGTATAGACcaccaagaacacacacacacaaacatacatgtaAGTGCACTGATTCCCTTCTCCAGGAAGACAATAAAGTCCTATTATATTGTAAAAGCCACACTGCAAATCTGAGAGAGAGTTAGGAGAAAGACCACTCTCTACATGTAGAATTCACGTACAAAGACATACACAaacagtgtgtctgtgtttctttgttttttttttaacctttatttaggcaagtcagttaagaacaaattcttattttcaatgatggcctaggaacagtgggttaactgcctgttcaggggcagaatgacagatttgtaccttgtcagctcgggggtttgaacttgcaaccttccggttactagtccaacgctctaaccaccaggccaccgtgtgtgtgtgtgtgtgtgtgtgtgtgtgtgtgtgtgtgtgtgtgtgtgtgtgtgtgtgtgtgtgtgtgtgtgtgtgtgtgtgtgtgtgtgtgtgtgtgtgtgtgtgtgtgtgtgtgtgtgtgtgtgtgtgtgtgtgtgtgtgtgtgtgtgtgtgtgtgtgtgtgtgtgtgtgtgtgtgtgtgtgtgtgtgtgtgtgtgtgtgtgtgtgtgtgtgtgtgtgtgtgtgtgtgtgtggggtagtgATAGTGTCTCCTATTAATAGTGTCTGATAGTGTCTCCTATTAATTTTAAAGGTGTCTGTCAGACAGTCATCCTATTGAATTTCTCCCCAAAGAAAATGAATTCTCTAAATGTAAGAAGCTTGTCCCCGCTGGCTGCATGctgcacacacacatctcataTTCCTGGAAAAAATGACTTATTTTTCATCTCACAGAAAGAAATCTCTGAATAACAAAATATCAAATTGAGAAGAGACCAGGGAGAAAAAAATCGATAAGTAATTTCAGACAGTAGGGTATTTTGTCACGCATTTGTATTTTTGAATTTTCCCAAACAAAGCCAAATGAAAGGAGCAGTAGAAGTCTGAATACTAATCTAACACCTCAGTGAGAATGTCAGTgcggcctgtctgtctgtctgtgttttacTCCAGATATATTATACATTCATTTACTCTACCCTcctcaggcacacacatacacacacacacacacacacacacacacacacacacacggtaaacaACAATAAGACCCATTCACACCCCTCCCAATCTAATCTAAGTGGAGATGAGATGGGAGACCAGCTATAGGTCGGAGGGAGATGTTTCAATCACAGGATTCAGAAACAGATTgctttattttctttctttcccCACAGAGTCTACAACTCACACACAGGGAATCTGGGATATTATACCCTGTATCGCAATCATGGCTATACTTATCCATTCTTTAATGTCCTTAGAGAATGTTGACTGAAAACCAGTGtgcaaaatagtaaaaacaatcAGCATCCCCTGGGGTGCCCAGGTCTAAGTTTGGGAATCGCTGTACTATGGGGAAATATAATCACGTACCAAGCTGACCCCAAAGGAAATTCAATTAAACGGCACATGGCCGAACTGAACTGACCACCCAGAACTGACCCCGCCAGATGCATCAGTCTGGGTGTTGAGCACATGGCCGAACTGAACTGACCACCCAGAACTGACCCCGCCAGATGCATCAGTCTGGGTGTTGAGCACATGGCCGAACTGAACTGACCACCCAGAACTGACCCCGCCAGATGCATCCGTCTGGGTGTTGAGCACATGGCCGAACTGAACTGACCACCCAGAACTGACCCCGCCAGATGCATCAGTCTGGGTGTTGAGCACATAGCGAGCTGCCTAGTGACTTTCCCCTGTCCCAGCCGTAAGAACAGCTACACTGGGAGAAGTGACATCCAAGAGATAAAACCTCACAAAAGATATCCATAATCCAGTGGGAGAGGCGCTGTTTAGAGAGCGCCCTGCCGCGAGCTGGATTAGCAAAACAGACAAAACCTTGATCACATAACCGGATATCCTGGGTCTGTTCAATGTACCTGCGTAAAGCTCGCACCGAACACAGGGCATTgctcttcagacccctagactttttccacattacagcCACATTTTCCACATtacacgttacagccttattttaaaatggattcattAGATTttccccccccatcaatctacacacaaaaccgaGACGACGTACACCTTTCAGGAACCGCACCACCAGGGGGTGAGCCCCCAGTGAGGTTCCATCAATTCCCACATGACACGCCGATACAGCGGACATGTACACTTTTAAAGTGGAGAATGCTTGTAAGATGCCCCCTGTAAGAACATAAGTATGCCCCTCACAGAGCAGTGAAAAGTCTTTTATCTTGGCACCAGAGCTCAAACGCTTGTCACTGATACGCATACAGTCCTCTCGTGGAGGGCGCCCTTGCAGACTGAACGGTAGGAATAACATTCAGAGGTAAACCTCGAGCCATCAGATTAGGCCCATAGGAACCAAATCTCAAGTCTCGTTTGACAAACAGGGACAATAGGTCCCTGCGCAACAGGAGTTTCCATGGGTCCCCACCTAAAAGGCGAATGTCTCCGTGAACCAAGGCTGCCTGGGCCAATGGAGAGCCACAACAATCAATGGTAAACCCTTCCGGGGGACCCACTAAGGAAACAAATAAAGGAGGGTCTGGGCCCACTGGTGTGCCAGAGCGTCGGTTCCCAACGGGGCACTCGTGCCCTCATCAAGAACAAACAGACGACACTGCGGGTTTTCTTTCAATATGTAAAGATCTATGTCGGCCGTGACATAAATGTTCCATACCTTGGAGAGTCTccactactgagagagagggtCACACCTGGATAAACGGTCGGCACCCGAGTTGAGGACACCGTATGTTTGCACCGCTCCCCAGCGGGAGAGTTTAGgagtctctctccatctgttgatGCACGCCACCACTGACATATTACTGGTTCTCGCCGGCGCCAGATACTCCGGATAACTGACATGCGGTGCACTCTGCACCAGTGACCATACCCCCCTACTCGAGTTGTCTTCGTACAGCGCACAACACCCTGACAGGGACACCTGAAGCGACCGGCTTAGGCTGTGAGATGCGGCCAAGTGAGTGGATAGCACTCAGCGCTGGACGGGCCTTATCAACAAAAGCCTCAAGGGAACAACTTCCATCACAGAAGCCATCATCCCCAGCAGGCATAGGCACTGGTGAAAACGCCCTGTGACCCAGACAAAATTTGTCTAAGCAGAGCCGGAACCCGTACGCCGTCCGTGAGTTTAGCTCGAGACCCAGAAACAGAATGCGCAGAGTCAGACAGCTCCTTTTCTACTTTCTTATGAAGCCTAGAGACTGAATATGGGACAGTAGCTCCCACCAGTCAATCGCTGTAATAGCCGGCAGCTCATTCTGTTTGTAGATTCTGGAGATGCTTGTTGAGGGCACATTCTCTGGAATGAGACACAAAGTCCCCTTTTCGTAACCAGGAGTACCGGCTGAACCAGCAGTCCCAGATCTTCGACACAGGAACCACTCAGATTGCCTGCTTCTGGAGATGGAGGATATTTCCTCACTCAAAACGGGCACCGAGGCCTCGGGAACAGTCGACATGACGACGCTGCAGAAGTGTGGGGGACGCACAACCAATTGTAGCCTGTACCCTGACATCACTGTTCACATGATCCAGGGCGACACTGCGCATGCCAGCCATTGGATGGAGCTGACAGTGAGAATCCTGTGTAGTGTCATCTGAAATGGCTGGGAGAGATTGGTTCTTCTTCCATTCGCACCACTCTTGACGACCGTGTGACTGAACTTGGAGAAGGAAGACTTTTCATCTAACTCACATACAGGAGGAAACACTTTTAACAATGGTGAAAACTGTGGAACTCTGTTGAAAGAACAGAGTGTTTATGTGCCAAGGTTTGCCTACCGATCGTCCCATTCTGGGTCCGGTGACCAGTGACATACCCTCATTGGTTTAGGCGGTTTAGGCGCTGGACCGTGTGCATTAAAAATAGACccagaaaaaaaacattatcGTGGAGGTTACCCTACCGACCAGTCATAGGTATTGGCGACAAAGCACCTTATAACCTagctgggaaagggacagacagctCTGAAACAGTGACCCTTTCTATTTTAACAGATTGCTCATTTGGGGGCTCATATGAGCACCAGAGACTGTGTGAGGGATAATAGCATGGTCGTGTCCAACCCTCCTCGTTCCCGCGACTCAGCTACCAACAACTAAACGCCTACAGAGCCAATAACCTGTATCACTAGACACCTCATAGGGACTAGTGAGCTACAGACAGGAATCAGCAACGCCCCCTTGTGGACAGTGTCCCATCTTGTCACTCACCCTGGGGAGATATTCTCCTTGAACCCTGTGAATACTGTGGAAGGTGGGGTAACAAAGGGGgcaaaaaaagggttaaacaattcaaaatatattttaaatttgagattcttcaaagtagccacactttgccttgatgacagcttttcacacttttggcattctctcaaccagcttcacctggaatgcttttcccacatatactgagcacctTTTAGCTGATTTTCCTTCACCCTGTGGTCCATCTCATCACAaacatttcaattgggttgaggtcgggtgattatggaggccaggtcatctgatgcagcactccatcactctccttcttggtcaaatagcccttacactgcctggaggtattgggtcattgtcctgttgaaaaacaaataatagtcccactaagggcataccagatgggatggtatattgttccagaatgctgtggtggccatactggttaagtgtgccttgaattctaaataaatcgcaGACAGTGTCAACAgtaaagcacctccacaccataacacctcctcctccaagctttacggtgggaaccacacatgcggagatcatccgttcacccacaccacgtctcacaaagacacggcggttgtaatcaaaaatctccaatttggaagcatcagaccaaaggacagattcccaccggtctaatgtccattgcttgtgtttcttggcccaagcaagtctcttcttattattggtgtccttaagtagtggtttctttacagcaattcgaccatgaaggcctgattcatgcagtctcctctgaacagttgatgttgaggtgtgtctgttacttgaactctgtgaagcatttatttgggctgcaatctgaaaTGCAgtaaactctaatgaacttatcctttgcagcagaggtaactctgggtcttcctttcctgtggtggtcctcatgagccagtttcatcatagcgcttgatggtttttgcaactgcacttgaagaaactttcaaagttcatggcattttccagattgacggaccttcgtgtcttaaagtaatgatggactgttgtttctctttgcttatttgagctgttcttgccataatatggacttggtcttttaccaaatagggctatgttctgtgtaccaaccctaccttgtcacaacacaactgactggctcaaaagcattaagaagggaagaaattccactatttaacttttaacaagaaAAACCtgttattgaaatgcattctaggtgacta
Protein-coding regions in this window:
- the LOC135540048 gene encoding kelch domain-containing protein 8A-like; the protein is MSVPSAHEFHWQSLARLPSGRVYHSLAEVGGQMYMLGGCDAAGRPSPALELYSPEGDRWLSLPPMPTPRAGTAVAVLGKQILVVGGVGDDQRPLKVVEVYNTEEGRWRKRSALREALMGVAIIVKDGRALAVGGMGADLLPRSILQQYDMRKDVWALLPPMPTPRYDATAHLLGNKIYVAGGRQCKRTLKVFEVYDSETRSWTTLPNMPCKRSYGGMFWDSSGRLCLLGGLRKGGGHQSSKFTKNVNIFDTNQGSWLKSEDTVAMKTKRADFASAFLRGRMVVAGGLGHQPSVLDTVEAFHPQKRKWERLVPMAMPRCSASSIVIRDRLLVVGGVNQVPSSAHEILYVKEEECL